In the Carcharodon carcharias isolate sCarCar2 chromosome 8, sCarCar2.pri, whole genome shotgun sequence genome, TGGTTGATGGTTTTTCCAGGCAAACTAGGGCTGTTTGAAATAACCCCATTgtggcaaaactgaaatcaaataTCTCCACAGAGCAATAGAGTCTTTTTAATTGTAGAAATATGAGTTCTTTATTTTCAATGAAGGTCTATCAAATCAGTTAGAAATATTGATGTGAAAGTTTAAATATTTTCCCCAATAACCACTTACCTTTTTATAAAATTTCTGGTAAGACTCTAAGCTTTTtaggaaattttttaaaaaagtaagttTCATAAAGCACCTTATGTCAGCTGGGACTCTGTTATAATGAAAAGAGATCTGACCGATGGGACAAGGCTTAGACTGTGCTCCAAGTGAGCCCCATTGGTCACTAATTCTAATATTTCATTTTATGCAGTGTGTCTCTCTTGCTCAGATACCCACTCTTAATGTGAATCTTCTCCACAGCTCTTCATGCCTTGGAACCTACATTCAAaaatctcacacattcactcaaagTGCAGGTGGGTCTTTCTTGAGCTTACGGTCTCTGCAAATACTGGCATATGGGAGCTTGTGTAGCAGTGATGCCTGATAAAGATTATCATGTTACAGCTACTGCCATTTCAAATTGGCTGGGAACCAGGtagaaataaataaaatttttgttgaattcaattttagCAACATcttcccatccccccatcccacaAATGATTTTCTTTCAAGTATGTCAAGCAAATgatctccagttaaatattgcaaAGAGCCAATCCATTGTATAAGCTTTGTTCCTAAGCCACCTATTCCATCCCTGTTTTAGCTACCCTCTGAGGTTGACCAGACCATTTGTAACCTTGATACCCAATTTGGCCCTGAGATGATTTTCCAAACCCATATCTTCGCCATCACCAAGATGCCCCATTTCCATCCCCGtcacctgtccctgtccctgcctcgtatgaacatacaaacatatgaagtaggagcaggaggaggccatttagcccatcaagcctgctctaccattcaataagatcatggctgatctgattgtggccacgACTCCACATtttgcctacccccgataacctttaattcccttgttggttaagaatctacctacctcgccttaaaattattcagtgaccctgcctcccccattCTCttggaaagagagttccaaagattcacgaccctctgaaagaaaaaatttcttctcatctccatcttaaatgggagaccacctatttttaaactgtgtctcctagttctagtctccctcaCAAAGggaatatcctttcagcatccactctgtcaagtcccttcatgatcttatatatttcaatgagatcacctattaaccttctaaactccaatggatataagttcgacctgtccaacctttcctcataagataacctcctTATCCCAGGTTTCATCTGCAGCTGCAGCTGACTTTTGTTAACTCCAGGTGCCAATGCACTGATGGTTAGCCTCCCACCTTCCATCCTCTTTAAACTTTGGCTCATCCTGCTGCCTGAATCCTTACTTGCACTGAGTTAGCTCTGTGCctactgatctacattggctccaggtCCAGCACTgtttccaatttaaaattctcattcttgtgttcaaatcgttccatggtcttgcccctccctatctctgtaacctcctccagccccacgacCCTCCATATTTTTGATATACTGATAATGttttctgcatttttaaataCTGCTTTGGAAGTTGGTGGAGTCATTGTTAGGACCTAAGTGTGTGGTTGTGATTGTCTACGTGGTGCATCCTTGATTTAAATTGTGTCATCAGGACAGGCATCCACAAAGTAGATATGGACAATGAAGGCTATTTGATCCATTCTAGATGAtccatttaaaaatatttctagTAATCCCCATTACACCTAAATGATTCCACAATTTTTGCCTCCACTGCACACCTGTAATTCATTCTGTGAATTGGTTATTGCATCAAAGCTTCCTGACTTTCGCTAGTTTGAATATGAGCCCGTTGTCCAATTGCCAATTTAACTTAGTTATCCAGATTTACTTTTCCCATGCCCTTTATTATTTTCTATACCTGTGCGAGATACCTTCTTCATGCCACCTTTTAAAAACTGAAAAGGCTTGAGATTTTTTAGCATTTAATCAGTCCTCCTGATGCTGATGACCAGCCTCATGGATTGAAAGTCTTCCATGTGTCTCAATTGCATTGATTTTAAACCCATGCGCTCCTCCATAGGGGAGAAGGAAAAGCTAACAAAGACTCCCTGTTGTTCTCACCTCCTGTGAGCTACCTGTGTGCAGCATTTTGAGGTTTGACAGGAGGCAGCTAGGCTGCCCTCATTGCTCGAGGAATGATGCAGATCTGACAGATCCAAAGAAAGGCTAGAAAATATATATCCATTGTGAaattaatctgtgtctctgaCAGGAAGTAGCCCGGAAGTTGGAACTAAAGGAACCTGTCATTGTGCAGAGCATGTATATCTTCAAGGTATGTGAGGAGATTGTTTCTCTGCTTTCAATATCAGTGAGtgactcagtaggtctggcagctgAAATTTAGGacattagaaaatcataatacaatcaagcagagtcaacatggcttcatgaaagggaaattgtgtttgacaaatttattggagctgtttgaggatgtaacaagcaggatggataaaggggaaccaggagatataatgtatttgaatttccaaaagccatgcgataaggtgccatataaaaggtgactgcacaaaataagagctcagaagaatgagaggagatcttctTGAAACATTTAAGCTCTAAGGATGGAGTTGATGCTGAAAGGACGTTTACcttgtggggaatctagaactagagaacacagtttcaaaataagaggtctcccatttaatacagagatgaggaggaactctttctttcagagggttgttaatctttggaattctctaccccagggagcagtagaggctgggtcattgaaaatattcaaggctgagttagacaaatttttgatttACATGAGAGTCAAAGGTTGTGGAggttaggcaggaaagtgggggtaaggccacaatcagatcagccatggcctttttgaatggcagagcagactcatgGGGCCACATGGCCTACccctgatcctatttcttatgttcttacgaaAGACGTGATAAAACCTAAAGCAAAACATTTAATATAGATGCACCTTTCAAGTTATTGTTTCCACTGTACGATGTATATGTTTTGATTTCAAtgcagtttttaaaattaaaatgtatGCAATATTATCATGCCTTCATTAAATATAGTAAAAGGCACATGATTTTCCAGCATTTAATGGCTTGGAGCTGCAGGTTAGAGGCAGCCTGAGAACAGACAATTTGCCTAGAATTCCCCTTGGTGGCTCTGCCAATAGTTCAATAAGCTTATGCAGTGAGCCCCTGAGCTGTACATACCAGGACGGACCCTGTTCTACCCCCAAGTTgtgttcatagaatcatagaatggctgcagcacagaaggagtaatttggcccatcatgtctgtgctggctctctgtaacaGCAATTCACCTAATTCCATTCACCCTCCTTTTCTCCATAGTCCTACAAttatttcctcttcagataattatctctATTAAAGTCCGTGATTGAATCTGctaccatcacactctcaggcagtatattccagaccTAATCACGCGtcgtgttaaaaaaaaattcctcatgttGCCCGTTGCttcttctgccaatcaccttaaattggtgtcttctggctcttgatccttccaccaaagggaacagtttctccttgtccactctgtccaggcccctcatgattttgaatacctccatcaaagcttctccaacctatccttgTAAATGAAGTTCCTTATTCCTGGAACCACCCctgtaaatattttctgcaccctctccgatGCCTTCTCATCCTTCATAAAgcgatgcccagaattggacacaatgctccagttgaggccaaaccagtgttttcaATTATCTCCACCAGACCAATGATCGGGGCACTACAACGGGCATCATTTTCTCTGGATTACATGGAAGAAAATCAGCTAGCATTCTTACTTCTGATAGCTATCCATATGACCGCAATTTGGAGTGTGCCTGTGAGCTTTAGGTGATGGCAAGATCAAGGTCAACTTTGTTGCTCCCTACAACCTAATGTCCTGCTGACACTCACTTTCAAGACTCACATGGGGTTCAGTTGGATAATCTATTGGAAGACACCTGATATTGGGACAACATttcctcagcaagaattcaatagTTTCAGaattagatctctgaaggcggaggggcatgttagtggggtggtgaaaaaggcatatgggacacttgcctttatcaatcgaggcatagattacaaaagtagggaggacatgttggagttgtatagaaccttggtaaggccacagctggagtactgtgtgctgttctggtcgccacattataggaaggatgtgattgcactggaggggtgcagaggacattcaccaggatgttgcctgggatgaaacatttaagttatgaagagaggttgtatagacttgggttgttttcgttggagcagagaaggctgaggggacgacctgattgaggtgtacaagattatgaggggcatggacagggtggatagggagcagctgttccccttagttgaagagtcaatcacaagggggcataagttcaaggtgaggggtaggatgtttaggggggatgtgaggaaaaacttttttacccagagggtggtgacggtctggaatgcactgcctgggagggtgatggaggcaggttgcctcacatcctttaaaatgtacctggatgagcacttggcatgtcataacattcaaggctatgggccaagtgctggtgaataggattaggtaggtaggtcaggtgtttctcatgtgtcggtgcagacttgatgggccgaagggcctcttctgcactgtgattctgtgaattagaAGGAAAGTGGGGCGTGATGGGACTGTGAGTCCCTTTCTTCATCCATTAAGTGACTAGATTGTGATGATGTTACATGTCAGGGAGCGTTATGCAAAACACATGCTCACCCTTCTGAAGCATAAAAGATGACAATAAGGAGACAATAATAAATATCCATGTATCTCCTTCAGGAGGTCCTTCACACCACTTGCTCAATTCTTATTCATTCTCGGgatatgagcatcgctggcaggaccagcacttattgcccatctacAATTattcttgagaaggcagtggtgagctgtcttcttgaaccgctgcagtccatgtgctgtatgtACACCCATATTTCTTTTGTCtgtaatggtttgatacaactgagtggcttgctatgtcatttcagaggacagttaagagttaaccacactgCTATGGACTGGAGTCATGTGTGGGTCAGACTGGCTAAAAATGGGAAATTTCCACCCTGAAGatcattcatgaaccagatggactTGTACGACAACCCAGCagttcatgatcattattaatgataTTAGAATGTTATTCCAGattgattaattaattaaattttaaatttccccagctgccttggtggggtttgaactcatgACCCTGGAGTATTAGTTAGCAACTTTATTATTACAGTGTTGGATTGCcgatccagcaacattaccattatGTTATTGTACCTCTAATTATTGAAATGGACTTCCTAGTAAAATACTGGAGGCAAAAGCATGGAAAAATCTAAGAAATAGTAGGGGGAAGCAATAAATTTGTTCTGGGTGGATAAACAAGGAGAAGGTGAATGTTCTTTCTTCTCTATTTAACTTATGTTTATAAGCTACAGAGCAAAAGCTTTTGAGTACCTTAcctctttttttaatgttttgtttCTGTCAATTAGTCTCTTAATTTTGCAGCAGCAGCTCCGTTGCAGAGCAATAAATGAACCTGAATAAAGTAACCTGAACCCTCTCCAGCATTTAACACTGATGGAACTATTGATCTTTTTGTAACATTCTTTGACATGCCTGCCATGAACATGCTAAGATTCTTCTTTTAGCATATCTTCACACATTTTTTTCCCTTTGGGGAATAGTGGTGGTGGAAGGTTTCCCAGGCAAATTATCAGCCCATTGAATCACACCATGAACGTTCCTTCTGTGACCGACTAGTTCTGGCATggccttgaacccagagcttctggcccagtgGTAGGGTACTACCACTGCACCACTAGACTGCCTATGCTAAGATTATTAGCCATGTTACTGAACTTCATCAATTTAATCCCATGTTAACTATCATGTACTAATTGGCTTGAATAATTTGTCTAAGGATATTTTAGGGATGTTTTTGTACTTTAATGAGCTGCTGCATTGTAAGCTTATACAAAATGCTAACAACATTTTTTCTTCTTCAGCAACCAGGAATTGGTGGTGAAGGTATGGCCAAACCTCCTTCCTATAcaacagatttttgatccataagagagtcaaaggttatgggggtaggcaggaaataagagttaaagccacaatcggatcagccatgactttttttgaatggcaaagcatactcatgggaccaaatggcctatttctgctcctatttcttatgttcttattgaaGACCAGATAAAtcctgaagcaaaatatttaataTAGATGCACCTTTCAATATATTGTCTCCACTGTACTATGTAATATGTTTTGGTTTCAGTGTAGTTTATAAATTAATAGGTATGCAGTATTATCATGCCTTCCTTAAAAATAGCAAAAGACGAATGTGTGTTTTGATTTGTTAGTGTTTTATGGTTTGGAGCTGTAAGTTAGGGGCAGCCTGAGAATAGAATATTTTTCCTGGAAGTTCCCTTGGTGGTTCTGCTGATAATTCAGTTAAGTTTATGTAGTGAGCACTTGAGCTGTACAAACCGGGAGGGACTGTTTTCTCCCCCTGATTTacgttcatagaatcatagaatggttgcagcacagcaggaggcatattggccctttgtgcctgtgctggctctctcagAGCAATTCATCCAATTCCACCTGGTTGTCCTTCCATTTGCTCTTGTGACTGGGTGATGGTAAAAGGAATAATATCCCCAATGTCGTTCATCGCAAGAACTGTGACTGATTCTTTTATAAACATAGTCTTTTTTCAACAATGATCTCACTATTAGCTTGGTCATTTTTATTCCTCTGTCacttttattttaaacagtggGAGGGTTGTGAAGTAGCCTTGGTGATGTAGTGAGTGGTGGCTCTGCCAGCACTCAGAGGAAATGGTAGGGTGTGTGTATTTCCTGTCTTCTCCTGGTCAATTGACCTAGCCTCAATAGCTTCTTGCAGGTGTAAATTGATTACCTGCTCTTGGTCCAGTAGCAGATTCATCCCTGAATAATCTCCAATAAATCTTGTTTTTACTGTTTCCAGTGACCCCTCATCAGGATGCCACCTTCCTATATACAGAACCTCTTGGACGCATCACTGGTTTTTGGATTGCACTGGAGGATGCAACTGAGGAGAATGGCTGCCTTTGGTTTATCCCCGGCTCCCACACAGGTAGGAATCTTAACTACCATGAGCATGAGGTTTCTCATATATGTAATGGTGCATGGATGCCACTTTAAGAGAACTGCCTTATTAAATTCACCATTAGACCTTGAGATTGTCTATTAATTATGAAATCACAAATCTCAGCTGTGCTGCTGTTGCAAAGtgatgttttttttcattcattcctgggatttggGTGTCTCTGAGAAGGCTAGCATTTGCTCCCCATCCCTAATCACTCtagagaaggtagtggtgagccaccttcttgaaccactgcggcccatgtggtgtaggtacacccacagtaccgttgggaagagagttccaggatttcgactcagcaccagtgaaggaatggtgatatagttccaagtcaggatggcgtatgacatggaggggaacttgcaggcagttgtgttcccatgtgtctgctgcctttgttctccttggtggtggacattgtgggtttgaaaggtgctgtcgaaggagctttgttgagttgctgcattgcatcttgttgatggtacatactgctgccactgtgctccaCTGGTGGAGGGGATAAATGTTTAAGGTATGGGGTGATGATCAAGCCTGCTACTTTGTACTGGATGGAAGTCATTCTATGGCAGGGTAGCAAGATGGCAAGGCAGACACCTCAAGCCATTCTCTGGTGGATCTCTCCACAGCCTTGAGATTAGGCACGTTTCCTCAGCTGAGGAAAGTATGTTACGTAGGCATAAAGGAAGTAGGGGAAAAAAACCCTACAAAACTGGAAAATTTGCATACAAATATGTGTGTTATTAGTGATTGAAAATCTAAGACACTATAAAGTCTGTTTATGCCCATTATACAGCAGTTTGTTTTTCTGACTGACAGCTGGTATTACACGGAGGATGTTGCGTGCCGCAAAAGGAGAGTATCCTCTGATCAAATTTATCGGAAAGGAACCTGATTATCTAGATGATGACTTCATCCCTGTTCCAGTTAAAAAAGGTAGATGCCAATTTGTATTAGACTGGGATGGTAATGGAGATCGACTGCAATGCTTTGTATTGTAAAGTAGCTCCATATATTGTGGTGTGCAGGTCAAAGTTACTGATGTAAACTGTAGCTATGGAATATCAGGGGACATTACGAGTAATACAGCAGGTGCCTCTGATGATGTCAAAAATACTTGTGATCATCTGCAGAACCATGAGATTATATTCCTACACTGAACTCTGCTTCTGTTACTCTTGAGATTATTTGGTTTACGGCCAAGGTCACTGGTTTTTGGTTTTCacagaaaaacaaaaggaattgtAGAATATGTTCTTCATTGTTTAGAAATTATTGTGCAATAGAAATAGATTTGACTTTAACCAAGCAGTAATGTGACGCTCCATCCTACAGTATGAAATGGTCTACTGTACTGATTCCCTGTACTGTGGGTGTGCAACTGTAGGGAGGAAATCAGAGGGGAGGTAGCAAGACTAGGCCAACTAGGAAGGAAGCAATACATGAATTGGCACCTGAACCCAGGACAATGCCTGAGAGTTTGTTTTAAAAGTAATTTTGGAGTAGTCCTCAAAACAGGCAGGCCAGCTGAGTATTTTATCATTTGATGAATGATTACTTGTTAAAATTAGACtgcatttgttgccatccctgCACAGTTCTTGTGTTTTACTCTGTTACATCACTCCGAGAAACAGAGTAGGCAGCGGCCTAACCTGTACAGGTTTAGAAGTAGTTTTGTAACAGTGGAAGAAAATTCTCTAAAAGGGGAAGAAACAATGGAGCCCTATATTGGCTGCCATCTTTTCCTTGGAGACAGTAAAAAAtgactttgaaaaagattaatttTAGAAAGAACAAATGTTTGTGTGGATGTTGAATTATGTTAGCCAGAGATTTACAATTTGTGTAgagcaacaaaaaaaaagctaTAGTTTTAACTGGTGCTGCACGTTAAATCATAGAACTGTACATAGAAAGCAATCTAGTACACTTACAGTTTAAAGTGATGAATAAGGTGATAGATAATGGGATAGATAATAGGAAATAATGTCCTAGGAACATATCAGGACGCAGCGGAGTGACATAATTGCATTTCTGCACTTGTGCAGATCAATGCACGTGTGCAGACGGGTATTGGCAGCCATCTTGTGCTAGCAGGAGACATGGAACTAAAATTACCTGGCGGTTCCCACAATGTGTGAGCATTGCCGGTGCTTCAAGCTTATCTCAATTACAGTGGAGGGATGGTTCCCAAACAACATTTGTGACTTTAAGTTGCAGGCTGCTTGCTGACCTGCCCTGATGTTGGGAAGGTACACAAAAGCCTGGTTTTCTGGCCTGGAGCATGTGGTGTCTTATACTGGCAGAgcctggggggggggagaaaaccCTTTTGGGTCTAGGTGCTACTGGAGGCAGTGGgactatttttatttaattttaacaaTGCTGCAGTATaaatacagaaatgaataaacatAACTTGTTCTTAACCTGAATGTTTATTCGAATAAGATACTGTCTAAGTGTAactaagacacctgccttttgcTGGTTGATTTGCTTTATGCAGGTGGGCTTGTCCTCATTCATGGACAGGTTGTGCACAAAAGTGCTTCCAACACATCTGATAAATCACGGCATGTCTACACTTTCCACCTGATGGAATCCCAGGATAGTCACTGGAGTGAGGAGAACTGGTGAGGATTTCAGTTAGTACCTCAATGCCTGAatgcgtgtatgagagagttgCATTTACAACATCTTCAGTGTTGGTTTGGTTTTATTGCTCTTAATGTAACCTTCTGCTGTTTCCAGCAGCAGTATTTCTTCTTTTGCCTAACAAGTGATGGTATTGTCTAAACTGTCAACCTCTATGTTAGTCTGTTGGCAGCTGATGAAAGATCTAATGGTCAAGATGATTTTTGATCAACTGGAGGAGACGGTGTTGCTGTGCAGTGCGCCATCTATTGCCCTGGCTGAGATTGAAAAACTCTGGTGAATTTTGAAATGCATCCCTGACTTCACCTCCCCATCACTTTCTTTCATTGCCAGACATTGACTGGCCTTTTTCTTGGAGAGGTTAAAACTTCTGTTCTCTCGTCTAAATTGAGGCTGGCTAATTTCAATACAGCATATCCAATTAAAATATTAGGTGGTATAAAGTCAGGCCTTACAATTATGTTCTGGGATACTAAGGTTCAAATACTTAACATGTCCATCTTACTCCCCactgtgctgttttaatggagGTATTATTCACAAGGTGTTTCTAAAGTCATTGCGCAACTTTAAACACCTAGGATGTACACATGAAGCAAACTAAATGACATATGAAAGAATAATTCAAAGTTTATTTTAATGTTATTAATGTTGTGTTAATGTTTATGAGATCTCTCAGCAGCAAATAGAGAATATTTTCAATGATTTAGGAAATAAGATTGAACAATCTATCATAAAAGATGCTGGTTATGTTGAAGCCTAGAAACTTGAACTGTATTGTGTTAAAACTATGAATTATGCCTTCATGTCCTGTTTTACAGTTTGCTTCGATCACATGTACATGCAAACCCAGAAGGAGAAAACAGTttagaccagtattcttatttcccagttcttacttgtgttccattttaaggtatacaagaccgatttggaccagtgttcttatttcccagttcttacttgtgttccattttaaggtatacaagaccaatttggaccagtactcttatttcccagttttcactggtgttt is a window encoding:
- the phyhd1 gene encoding phytanoyl-CoA dioxygenase domain-containing protein 1 — protein: MVTDELSTAFRKDGFVTIEGFFTEDECDSLRARISYIIDEMVVPQDLHTEFSTQEMEQLKTQGSKDYFLTSGDKVRFFFEKGVFDNKGDLLVPKEKSLNKIGHALHALEPTFKNLTHSLKVQEVARKLELKEPVIVQSMYIFKQPGIGGEVTPHQDATFLYTEPLGRITGFWIALEDATEENGCLWFIPGSHTAGITRRMLRAAKGEYPLIKFIGKEPDYLDDDFIPVPVKKGGLVLIHGQVVHKSASNTSDKSRHVYTFHLMESQDSHWSEENWLQPTPELPFPPLYS